The region TGATCGTACCAAACCATTCTATCGTACTTTTCATAATTCCTATTGTATCTCTTTTACCAAGTAATGCTTTAAAAATTTTATGGTTTCGCTATAGTTATTATTTCCTTCCGATTCTTTTATCACTATTAAATTACCTCGTGTGGTATCCAACTTACTATAAAAAGGCTGGTAAACTTAACCCTGCTACCTACTTAACCTTCTTTGGTTCTCTGATTCTTATTGAGCTATCACTCTTAATCTATGCTAAGTTAAGAACGGCTTATTATTATATCCTCTATAAGGATGCCAACATGAAGGATGCATTAAACCATACAGCGATAGCAAAACTATCGGAACATAATCTAAACCAACGTCTAGCATTACAAAATGCAGTGATTGATCGAAATGCTAGATTAGAAGAGCGAGAGGCAATTGGACGTACCATTCATAATGTGGTTGGCCATACAATTACGTCTGCTTTAATAACTTTAGAAGCTGCCGAACTTTTAGCAAATCAAGACAGTGAACTTAGCAAAGAAAAAATAATGATTGCGAAAGAACGCTTAGGACAAAGTCTTACCACCATCCGCCGTGCGGTTCGCCTTGTAGACAATGCCAATACCTCAATTCCTTTGACTGATCTTTTTTATACCATGACCTCTACCATACAGGAATTTACCCAAGACACCTCGCTAAGAGTGCGTCATAACATTCAGATAACAAATGAGAAGGATACTTCCCTTAATAAATATGCTCAATTTTCCATAGAAACCAAGCATGCAGAGTTTCTTCATGGTGCAATTTTGGAATGTCTGACCAACGGGCAAAAACATGGAAACGCTACCGCATTTTTAATTTTAGCTACAATAGAATATTCCATTCTTACAATTAGTGTATCAGATAATGGTAGTTCTATGAAGCAATTAACACCAGTAGAACAGGAAAGGTGCCTTCTGCAGGGATATGGACTTAAAAAAATAAAAACTTATCTAGAAAATATAGGCGGTGAGTTTTCATTAAATTATATGGATGATTTTTGGGTTGTTATGAAGTTACCATTGCTCACCGAAAAATCAATGCAGAAATGAGGGAAAACATGAATACCAAATATAAAGTACTGCTTGTAGATGACGAAACTCTTTTATTAGAGAGCTTAGAAATCATTCTAACCTTATCAGAAGAATATGAGATCGTCGGCAAAGCCCGCAATGGTTTGGAAGCCCTAGAATGTATCAATCATATTGTGCCTGACTTGGCTATGATTGACCTTAACATGGAGACGATTGGTGGGCTTGAATTAATACGAAATATCCGAAACCAGTATGATTCTATGAAAATTTTAGTACTAACAACCTTTTATGATGAAAGAAATATTACTCTAGCTATGCAATATGGAGCAAATGGTTATTTATTGAAAGATTCCGGACGTAATGCGATTCTTACCGCACTATTAAATATCCGAAATGGTCAAAGCGTAATTGACCAGAAAGTATTAGAAACCTTGACCAAGCTAATCTCTGATAAGAAGTCTTCAAAAAAATCAAACACGATAGCTTCTTTAACAAATTTGGATTCACCTCAAAACATAATACTCCCACTTTCAGAGTTAACCAAGAGAGAGCATGAAATATGTGCAATGATAGCAGAAGGTTTTACTAACTCACAAATTGCAAGTTTTCTCTATATATCAGAAGGAACCGTAAAAAACTATATCTCTTCTATCTATGATAAATTACAGATTCATGACCGTGCTGCTCTTGCCGTCGCACTAACCAAGACTAACAGAATAATTTAATGACATATAATTGATGAAATTAGATCAAATCAGTTAATGAATGGTTCAAAGCACCACTGAAATAAGATAATTAGGATTACAAACACCGAAAGATGAAAGTAATTTAAGTTTCATTACACCATATAGAAATTCATAAACCTCACATACCAGGATTCGCAAGCATCTTAAACTGGCTATAAACCATGACTCCAGTCATGGTTTTTTATGACTATCTCTACTCCAAATATTATCTTAAATACAATATGATAGTTCTATAAAATTAGTAAAGGAGCTCGCCAATGATTACAAAGCAAAGCCTTTCTCCATTCCCCTATATCAAAAACAATCGAAAGAGAATCTTAGTACTTATCCTAAGCTTTGGTTTCTATTTGACTATGATTTACGGGGTACAATATATCTTTTCCTCCACAACATATACCTTTGAACAGCTATTAGCAAATCAATATCAAAAGGCTCCTTTCCTTTCAGCAACAGAGGATATGTCCCCAGAGGAAAAACAAGAAGAACTACGTAGCGTATGTGACCAGTTTAATCGCTATGAAGAAGTTTCGATTGCCTTCCCTGCTTCCTATATAGATGGAGGACGTATCAAAACAACAATCGGTTATGAGTATTTCGATTATCCAATCACAGAGGCCAAATATATCCCTACGTATCTGTCCCATTTTAATGCCAAACTAATTGAAGGAAAAATTCCTACGGAACCCGGAGAGATAATTGCAGATCAAAAGTATATGAGGAATAATCAATTAGAACTTGGAGAGGAAATCATCCCTGGATTTCACATCGTTGGGATTGTCAAATCCGATTACTATTTGTTAATTGGGGTAAATAAGCACTTTTATAATTATTACGTCCATGTTCTGATGAAAAATACTACAGTTCATTTTGAAACCTTATGTGAAGAAATAGGCATACCTTTTTCATATAATGTCAATACATATGAAACTGGTTTGGCTAATGTCAGCATAGACGCAGGTAACAGTTTACAACTTTGTACCAATTTAATTTTTATAATTTCAACTGTTGTCCTATTTTTATGCCTACTTGCTGTAATACAAATGTATTTTCGTGACCGTAATGACGAATGGTGTCTTTATCATTCTCTCGGTTATTCTATCCATAGTATTTATAACCTTGCGATGAAAGAGCTTCTTCTTATCCTAGGAGTTTCCTGTATCTTATGCCTCGGACTTCTTTCCTTGTTTCTACCATTATTTTATAGGTTAGCTATCTTACCAAATGGTCTTCTTATTCAATATTTTCATCCTGATGTCATCCTTAAGATGATTGCAGTTATTGTTCTATTTCTAGGAATGTGCCAAATACCATTGACACACTCCCTACACCGAATAAAAACAGTGGATATTTTAGATGAGGAGTCTATATAATACGAAAAGAAATACACGGGGGAATGTGCATCCCTATGAGAAAAAGACGCTTCGCGGAACATTTCCTTGCCATAAATAAAATCACATGTAGATCTCGTACTAACACCCAATTGAAAGGAGATTTTTATGTTTCATCTTGATGATGTTACTCTAATTTATGATATTGATAAAACAAATAAGGTTTATGCAATTAAAAATATTACAACTACATTTCCAGACCATGGTCTAATCGGTATTATTGGACCAAGTGGAAGCGGCAAATCAACTTTAATGTACTGTATGTCCACCTTAAAGAAGCCAACCTGTGGTGAGATCCTCTATCAGGAAAAGGATATTGCTATTTCCTATACCAATATGAGCAAGAAAGATCAGGAACAACTTCGTAAAAGTAAATTCGGTTTCGTCTTCCAGAGACATTTTTTAATTTCCTATATGAGTGCACTGGAAAATGTTATTGTTGCGGCGAATTGCTCGAAAGGTGAAGCTATGTCCCGTGCAAAGGAGTTGCTTCAAAAACTTGGCATAAAACAATCTGAATTTTCAAAAAAACCTCATCAATTATCCGGTGGTCAGCGTCAACGTATCGCAATTGCAAGGGCTATGCTACACGAACCAAGTGTATTGTTTGCTGATGAACCGACTGCTTCCTTAGATCATACTACTGCATTTGCAACTATGGATTTACTTTTAGAATACGCCAAGAAGCATCTTGTACTTATTATTACTCATGATGGATCCATCTTAAAAGACGCTGATCAAATTATTGAAATCTGGGATGGTAGTATTCTTGACAGGGAGGCAACCATATGAAGCCGTTCTCTGCCATATTCTATCTAACTAAAAATCGTTTGCGATCTGTTTCACTTATCTTAATGATAACCGCCACTACTCTTTGCTATATTGGAGGTATCTATGTATATTCTATGGAGCATCATTTTCACCGTGAGATAAGACCTTATCGTGATTTTGCTATGATGTATCAAAATTATGGCTGTACTCAAAATGATTGGGACCTCATGGTGGATAAATTACAATCCTTACCCTCCGTCACTTCTCTCATGCCAGTGAATAGTTCTCCTAGAATCCGCTATACGAATGAAATTTCCTTTCGAATATCTCAAGGTGTTATTGTATTTACCTCAACAAAGGACTTAACCACTATGAATCAGATAACGCAACTTGTTAAAGACAGCAATGATTTACCACAGGATGGAGAAATCATCTTAAGTGAAGGATTAGCAAGGAACACAAATATTAAAGTTGGCGATATTTTAACTTCGGGCGGAACTCTGTTTTATTTTGATACCCCTCTTAAGGTCAAGTACATCTATCCTTCTCTTGACTACTCTGCCTATGCAGTAGACTCAACTGCTATCCCAACTAGTCTGTTCATTCTTCGAGAAGGTGATATTGTAGAGCCTTCAGGGCAAGAGAAGCTATCCGGTGAAACTGCTTCAAGACAGCGATTTGCAGACGATCTAAAGACCTTGGATATCCCTAATGTAATGTCTCTCACCACATATGAGAATCAATATGCTGATTTAAAAAATCAGATGCCTATTTATTATATGATTTTTTATTCTGTCGTTATCCTAATCTCTATCGTACTAGCTATCACGATTAATGCCACTCTCATTGAAGCCTATGGTAAGAGAAAAAGTGAATTCAGCATTTATATGGCAATTGGTATTCCAAGGAGCAAAATAGTTTGTAAAATTCTAAAGGAAATAACTCTCATAAATCTTATGGGATTAACTACTGGTTTGATATTAATTCATATTATTTTATTTGTTCTAAATCAGCTTGTATTTTATCCTAGAGGGCTTGGATTACCTTATTTTGCATGGTGTGCAGCGATTGCTACCTTATTATGTGATTTCTTTGCTATTATGCCTAGTACCTTATTACGAATTAGGAATATAAAGCGGTATGATATTACAGAATACTAGAGACCGCGGCATTATCATTAATAATAGTAGAAGTGTTAAAAACTTGAAAAGAAAAGTACAATTAAATTCATAAAATTATTTAGTAAGAATTATTTGAATCTATTTTTTGCAGTTGTTTATATAAGAATAAGCCACAATTCGAGACTTTTTCTAAGCTTTAAAATATTCCCTTGTTTAAAAAAAAGCTTTATGAACTTTCCCTTTTAAAAATAAAAATGGATTGGGCTACCCAATCCGTTTTTCTTATAAGTATTCTATTTCTACCAGCGTTAACCCTTTTGCTGGAGCAGTCGGTCCAGCTGCCTGTCGATCTTTTTTTGTAAGAGCTTCTAATACTCGTTCTGGTTCCCATTGGTGAGTACCCACCTGAATAAGCGTACCCGCAATGATTCGTACCATATTATAAAGAAATCCATTTCCCTTAATACGAATTACAATAAGTTCTCTCTCTTTTTCTATCTGAATATCATAAATTGTCCTAGTAGTATCCTTAACCTGTGTATTCGCAGAACAAAAGCTCACAAAGTCATGCTCCCCAATCAAATAAGAAGCTGCCTTTCTCATTGCCTCTAAATCCAAATCGTAATATACAAAATGGGCATACCTTCGATTTGTCGGAAGAGGAAATGTTGCATTATAAATCCGATATTCATAAGTTTTTCTAGTATCGCAATACCTTGGATGAAAATCGGATTCAACCTCCATAGAAGCTTGAATCACAATATCTTCTGGTAAATGAGCATTTAACGCATAGGATAGTTTCTCTGCTGGAATTCTCGAATTGGTATCAAATACTGCGACATTGCCATAAGCATGAACACCAGCATCTGTTCTGCTTGCACCTATGATCACAATCTCTTCCTTTAATAACTTAGTTAAACATTCATTCAATACGCCTTCAATGGTTTTCGCATTTGGCTGTACCTGCCAACCACAATAATTCGTTCCATCGTAAGCTACTTTTAATAATACTCTTTTCACAAAATACTCCATTCCTACGCAAAAATAGTTTTATATCTTCACATTTAACTAGCATATCCCATGTTTACCATATCTGCAGCCGATATCGTACTGCTATAAATAATTCATGAGAA is a window of Lachnoclostridium phytofermentans ISDg DNA encoding:
- a CDS encoding response regulator; this encodes MNTKYKVLLVDDETLLLESLEIILTLSEEYEIVGKARNGLEALECINHIVPDLAMIDLNMETIGGLELIRNIRNQYDSMKILVLTTFYDERNITLAMQYGANGYLLKDSGRNAILTALLNIRNGQSVIDQKVLETLTKLISDKKSSKKSNTIASLTNLDSPQNIILPLSELTKREHEICAMIAEGFTNSQIASFLYISEGTVKNYISSIYDKLQIHDRAALAVALTKTNRII
- a CDS encoding FtsX-like permease family protein; the encoded protein is MITKQSLSPFPYIKNNRKRILVLILSFGFYLTMIYGVQYIFSSTTYTFEQLLANQYQKAPFLSATEDMSPEEKQEELRSVCDQFNRYEEVSIAFPASYIDGGRIKTTIGYEYFDYPITEAKYIPTYLSHFNAKLIEGKIPTEPGEIIADQKYMRNNQLELGEEIIPGFHIVGIVKSDYYLLIGVNKHFYNYYVHVLMKNTTVHFETLCEEIGIPFSYNVNTYETGLANVSIDAGNSLQLCTNLIFIISTVVLFLCLLAVIQMYFRDRNDEWCLYHSLGYSIHSIYNLAMKELLLILGVSCILCLGLLSLFLPLFYRLAILPNGLLIQYFHPDVILKMIAVIVLFLGMCQIPLTHSLHRIKTVDILDEESI
- a CDS encoding ABC transporter ATP-binding protein; translation: MFHLDDVTLIYDIDKTNKVYAIKNITTTFPDHGLIGIIGPSGSGKSTLMYCMSTLKKPTCGEILYQEKDIAISYTNMSKKDQEQLRKSKFGFVFQRHFLISYMSALENVIVAANCSKGEAMSRAKELLQKLGIKQSEFSKKPHQLSGGQRQRIAIARAMLHEPSVLFADEPTASLDHTTAFATMDLLLEYAKKHLVLIITHDGSILKDADQIIEIWDGSILDREATI
- a CDS encoding sensor histidine kinase, with protein sequence MSLTNFIKKIDVNQESMMVYNLKSNIDEVFTTVVALLLTIVSIFRQAVFPIAVMIGCGSYFLLRNIYRYEDCPDRKLLYLFFLFINYIILTMIVPNHSIVLFIIPIVSLLPSNALKILWFRYSYYFLPILLSLLNYLVWYPTYYKKAGKLNPATYLTFFGSLILIELSLLIYAKLRTAYYYILYKDANMKDALNHTAIAKLSEHNLNQRLALQNAVIDRNARLEEREAIGRTIHNVVGHTITSALITLEAAELLANQDSELSKEKIMIAKERLGQSLTTIRRAVRLVDNANTSIPLTDLFYTMTSTIQEFTQDTSLRVRHNIQITNEKDTSLNKYAQFSIETKHAEFLHGAILECLTNGQKHGNATAFLILATIEYSILTISVSDNGSSMKQLTPVEQERCLLQGYGLKKIKTYLENIGGEFSLNYMDDFWVVMKLPLLTEKSMQK
- the truA gene encoding tRNA pseudouridine(38-40) synthase TruA — its product is MKRVLLKVAYDGTNYCGWQVQPNAKTIEGVLNECLTKLLKEEIVIIGASRTDAGVHAYGNVAVFDTNSRIPAEKLSYALNAHLPEDIVIQASMEVESDFHPRYCDTRKTYEYRIYNATFPLPTNRRYAHFVYYDLDLEAMRKAASYLIGEHDFVSFCSANTQVKDTTRTIYDIQIEKERELIVIRIKGNGFLYNMVRIIAGTLIQVGTHQWEPERVLEALTKKDRQAAGPTAPAKGLTLVEIEYL
- a CDS encoding ABC transporter permease, which gives rise to MKPFSAIFYLTKNRLRSVSLILMITATTLCYIGGIYVYSMEHHFHREIRPYRDFAMMYQNYGCTQNDWDLMVDKLQSLPSVTSLMPVNSSPRIRYTNEISFRISQGVIVFTSTKDLTTMNQITQLVKDSNDLPQDGEIILSEGLARNTNIKVGDILTSGGTLFYFDTPLKVKYIYPSLDYSAYAVDSTAIPTSLFILREGDIVEPSGQEKLSGETASRQRFADDLKTLDIPNVMSLTTYENQYADLKNQMPIYYMIFYSVVILISIVLAITINATLIEAYGKRKSEFSIYMAIGIPRSKIVCKILKEITLINLMGLTTGLILIHIILFVLNQLVFYPRGLGLPYFAWCAAIATLLCDFFAIMPSTLLRIRNIKRYDITEY